In the genome of Streptomyces globosus, one region contains:
- a CDS encoding SCO7613 C-terminal domain-containing membrane protein has product MDTPLPPAQELALIDRELAHLDARRGYLLARREWLLRSAAPAGWAAPAGWGAAAAPVPGAGRGPEASAPGAQNVLLTLGAVLLAVAALAFTLVSWGSLGIGGRAAVLAAVTAGALAAPALLVRRGLRSTAESVAAVGLLLTVLDAYALYAVAFTGADGTAYAAGAAAVLAALWAAYGAVLPRLAVPAPAAVLAVQLPLPLAALAAEAGPVAFGWALLATAALDGALAAVPACAGWLRARAAWTAAAVWVPAGLLGAGALLAAAVRLAAAGSAGAAAGPALLAAGCAVLGVAVAWRFPSAAVAASAGGLAAVAALAGPVLPEVSGGWAAVAVLAAALPLLGAAAAGGVPGSVRRGLGAAGAAVASLVALWGLAAAGRAVAGRLSVVREAWEATAPADAHGPGAAAVVALLLAGGAAWWARRMPSLRLAARPQRPAGPAPAATPAAGPAAAGAAAVVCGWAALFAAPLGYGLPVAAVLGAQLAVTAASALLAVRPAAAAADGPARAAAALCAAAGAVAVSLAALDGRAATFAVLGAVGAGSAAVAARRTAPAAVRAGGAVLAVAAAAGLVAAAGALAGLSAPRWSLPLLAVPAAVAAAGPRLGRVRVPAEAAAAAAGVVAVLLPAGRPALWSAACALAGVVCAGAAVRSERRRLGWAAAVLGVAAAWLRLWESGVAAVEAYTLPVTAAALAVGFVRRRRDPLASSWTAYGPGLAATLLPSLAAVWGDGHWLRPLLLGAGALAVTLAGARRRLQAPLLLGGACLAAVAVHELAPYVVQVAGLLPRWVLPALAGLLLLAVGATYEKRLRDARRLREALGRLV; this is encoded by the coding sequence ATGGACACACCCCTCCCGCCGGCCCAGGAGCTGGCGCTCATCGACCGCGAGCTGGCGCATCTGGATGCGCGCCGCGGCTATCTGCTGGCCCGCCGGGAGTGGCTGCTGCGGTCGGCGGCGCCCGCCGGGTGGGCGGCTCCGGCCGGATGGGGTGCCGCGGCGGCCCCGGTGCCGGGGGCGGGGCGCGGCCCCGAGGCGTCGGCTCCGGGCGCGCAGAACGTGCTGCTGACGCTGGGTGCGGTGCTGCTGGCGGTGGCGGCGCTGGCGTTCACGCTGGTGAGCTGGGGCTCGCTGGGCATCGGCGGGCGGGCCGCCGTCCTGGCTGCGGTGACGGCGGGGGCGCTGGCCGCGCCGGCGCTGCTGGTGCGGCGCGGGCTGCGGTCGACGGCCGAGTCGGTGGCGGCGGTGGGTCTGCTGCTGACGGTGCTGGACGCGTACGCGCTGTACGCGGTCGCGTTCACGGGGGCGGACGGGACGGCGTACGCGGCGGGGGCCGCGGCGGTGCTGGCCGCGCTGTGGGCGGCGTACGGGGCGGTGCTCCCCCGGCTCGCGGTGCCCGCTCCGGCCGCGGTGCTCGCGGTGCAGCTGCCGCTGCCGCTGGCGGCGCTCGCGGCGGAGGCGGGCCCGGTGGCGTTCGGGTGGGCGCTGCTGGCGACGGCGGCCCTGGACGGCGCCCTCGCGGCGGTCCCGGCGTGCGCGGGGTGGCTGCGGGCGCGGGCCGCGTGGACGGCCGCGGCGGTGTGGGTGCCGGCGGGCCTGCTCGGTGCGGGTGCCCTGCTGGCGGCGGCGGTGCGGCTGGCCGCGGCCGGGAGCGCGGGGGCTGCCGCGGGTCCGGCGCTGCTGGCGGCGGGGTGCGCGGTGCTGGGTGTGGCGGTGGCCTGGCGGTTCCCGTCGGCCGCGGTGGCGGCGTCGGCGGGCGGGCTGGCCGCGGTGGCGGCGCTGGCCGGACCGGTGCTGCCGGAGGTGTCCGGGGGCTGGGCGGCGGTCGCGGTGCTGGCGGCTGCGCTGCCGCTGCTGGGGGCGGCCGCGGCCGGCGGGGTGCCGGGGTCGGTGCGGCGCGGCCTGGGTGCGGCGGGTGCCGCGGTGGCCTCCCTCGTTGCGCTGTGGGGGCTGGCGGCGGCCGGCCGGGCCGTGGCGGGGCGGCTCTCGGTGGTGCGCGAGGCGTGGGAGGCGACGGCCCCGGCCGATGCGCACGGTCCCGGCGCCGCGGCCGTGGTGGCACTGCTGCTGGCGGGCGGCGCGGCCTGGTGGGCGCGGCGGATGCCGTCCCTCCGGCTGGCGGCGCGCCCGCAGCGGCCGGCCGGTCCGGCTCCCGCGGCCACCCCGGCGGCGGGGCCCGCGGCGGCGGGCGCGGCCGCGGTGGTGTGCGGCTGGGCCGCGCTGTTCGCGGCGCCGCTGGGGTACGGGCTGCCGGTCGCGGCGGTGCTCGGCGCCCAGCTGGCGGTGACGGCGGCGTCCGCGCTCCTCGCGGTGCGCCCGGCCGCGGCCGCGGCGGACGGCCCGGCGCGGGCTGCTGCGGCGCTCTGCGCGGCGGCCGGTGCGGTGGCGGTGTCCCTGGCGGCCCTGGACGGGCGGGCGGCGACCTTCGCGGTCCTGGGCGCCGTCGGCGCGGGCAGCGCGGCCGTGGCGGCCCGGCGTACCGCTCCGGCGGCCGTGCGGGCGGGCGGGGCGGTGCTCGCCGTGGCGGCGGCCGCCGGCCTGGTGGCGGCCGCCGGCGCGCTGGCCGGGCTGTCGGCGCCCCGCTGGTCGCTGCCGCTGCTCGCGGTGCCGGCCGCGGTGGCGGCCGCGGGCCCGCGCCTGGGCCGCGTACGGGTGCCCGCCGAGGCGGCGGCCGCGGCGGCCGGTGTGGTGGCGGTGCTGCTCCCGGCCGGCCGGCCCGCGCTGTGGTCGGCGGCGTGCGCGCTCGCCGGGGTGGTGTGCGCGGGAGCCGCGGTACGGTCCGAGCGGCGCCGGCTCGGGTGGGCCGCGGCGGTGCTCGGCGTGGCCGCGGCCTGGCTGCGGCTGTGGGAGTCGGGGGTGGCGGCGGTGGAGGCGTACACGCTGCCGGTGACGGCGGCCGCGCTCGCGGTGGGCTTCGTACGCCGCCGCCGGGACCCGCTGGCCTCCTCCTGGACGGCGTACGGGCCGGGCCTGGCCGCGACGCTGCTGCCGAGCCTGGCCGCGGTGTGGGGGGACGGGCACTGGCTGCGGCCGCTGCTGCTCGGCGCGGGGGCGCTGGCGGTGACCCTGGCGGGCGCCCGCCGGCGGCTCCAGGCGCCGCTGCTGCTGGGCGGGGCCTGCCTGGCGGCCGTCGCGGTGCACGAGCTGGCCCCGTACGTGGTGCAGGTGGCCGGGCTGCTGCCGCGCTGGGTGCTCCCGGCGCTGGCGGGGCTGCTGCTCCTGGCGGTCGGGGCGACGTACGAGAAGCGGCTGCGCGACGCGCGGCGCCTGCGGGAGGCGCTGGGCCGGCTGGTCTGA
- a CDS encoding TIGR02611 family protein, whose translation MNTGSHREAGASNAQETAGHVAGGAAGTSAGETEQEAPHVSRAPEFIKRRRTLHLSWQVGVFIVGLAVIGAGAAMLVLPGPGWVAIFAGLAIWATEFAWAQLVLRWTKRKVTEAAQKALDPKVRRRNLILTGTGLVIAGALIGFYLWEYGLTLPWDLKDQ comes from the coding sequence ATGAACACGGGGAGTCACCGCGAGGCCGGGGCGTCCAACGCCCAGGAGACCGCCGGGCACGTCGCCGGCGGGGCCGCCGGCACCAGCGCCGGAGAGACCGAACAGGAAGCGCCGCACGTTTCGAGGGCGCCGGAATTCATCAAGAGGCGCCGCACCCTGCACCTGAGCTGGCAGGTCGGCGTCTTCATCGTGGGCCTCGCCGTGATCGGCGCAGGCGCGGCGATGCTCGTCCTGCCCGGCCCCGGGTGGGTCGCGATCTTCGCCGGCCTGGCGATCTGGGCGACCGAGTTCGCCTGGGCGCAGCTCGTCCTGCGCTGGACGAAGCGCAAGGTCACCGAGGCCGCCCAGAAGGCGCTCGACCCGAAGGTCCGCCGCCGCAACCTGATCCTGACCGGCACCGGTCTCGTGATCGCGGGCGCGCTGATCGGCTTCTACCTGTGGGAGTACGGGCTCACACTGCCCTGGGACCTCAAGGACCAGTGA
- a CDS encoding SsgA family sporulation/cell division regulator, with protein sequence MNTTVSCELHLRLVVSSESSLPVPAGLRYDTADPYAVHATFHTGAEETVEWVFARDLLAEGLHRPTGTGDVRVWPSRSHGQGVVCIALSSPEGEALLEAPARALESFLKRTDAAVPPGTEHRHFDLDKELSHILAES encoded by the coding sequence ATGAACACCACGGTCAGCTGCGAGCTGCACCTGCGCCTCGTTGTGTCGAGCGAGTCCTCACTGCCTGTTCCCGCGGGCCTGCGGTATGACACGGCCGACCCCTACGCCGTGCACGCCACCTTCCACACCGGCGCCGAGGAGACGGTCGAGTGGGTGTTCGCCCGCGACCTGCTCGCGGAGGGCCTGCACCGGCCCACCGGAACCGGGGACGTCCGTGTCTGGCCGTCCCGCAGCCACGGTCAGGGCGTCGTCTGCATCGCCCTGAGCTCACCGGAGGGAGAAGCTTTGCTCGAGGCGCCCGCCCGGGCACTCGAGTCATTCCTCAAGCGGACGGACGCCGCGGTCCCGCCCGGGACCGAGCACCGGCACTTCGACCTCGACAAGGAGCTCTCACACATCCTGGCCGAGAGCTGA
- a CDS encoding CGNR zinc finger domain-containing protein: MQIPHDTRRALDVVVALVNTAAEADQPDGLADLGSLRAFVREYDISDVGELGVRDLAGVRTVRGKFAQVFAAPTARAAASLINELVATAGTTPQLTDHDGYDWHVHYFAPGASLGDHLAADGGMALAFIVVAGEEERLRRCEAPDCRRAFVDLSRNRSRRYCDSRTCGNRLHVAAYRARRKEADAGPAGRSEQEQVVHAGQQQQGADHR, translated from the coding sequence GTGCAGATCCCCCACGACACCCGTCGAGCGCTCGACGTCGTCGTCGCTCTGGTGAACACGGCCGCCGAGGCGGACCAGCCCGACGGCCTCGCGGACCTGGGCTCGCTGCGCGCCTTCGTCCGGGAGTACGACATCAGCGACGTCGGCGAGCTCGGCGTGCGGGACCTGGCGGGCGTGCGGACGGTCCGGGGCAAGTTCGCGCAGGTCTTCGCCGCGCCGACCGCCCGCGCCGCGGCCTCGCTGATCAACGAGCTGGTGGCGACGGCGGGAACCACGCCGCAGCTCACCGACCACGACGGCTACGACTGGCACGTGCACTACTTCGCCCCCGGCGCCTCCCTGGGAGACCACCTGGCCGCCGACGGCGGGATGGCGCTCGCGTTCATCGTCGTCGCGGGCGAGGAGGAGCGGCTGCGCCGCTGCGAGGCGCCGGACTGCCGGCGGGCCTTCGTGGACCTCTCCCGCAACCGCTCCCGGCGCTACTGCGACAGCCGGACCTGCGGGAACCGGCTGCACGTGGCGGCGTACCGGGCGCGGCGCAAGGAGGCCGACGCGGGGCCGGCGGGCCGCTCAGAGCAGGAACAGGTCGTGCACGCCGGCCAGCAGCAGCAGGGTGCCGACCACCGCTAG
- a CDS encoding DsbA family protein yields MTDSVILDVWCELQCPDCHSALDDVRALRARYGDRLDIRLRHFPLEKHKHAFAAAQAAEEAAVQGQGWPYAEAVLARTAELAERGEAVLLDVARELGLDAEEFDTALIDGRHILIVDADQAEGKAIGVSGTPTYVIGGERLDGGKSQEGLRARIEEIADRLLAEGA; encoded by the coding sequence ATGACCGATTCCGTGATCCTCGACGTCTGGTGCGAACTCCAGTGCCCGGACTGCCACAGCGCCCTGGACGACGTACGGGCCCTGCGCGCCCGCTACGGCGACCGGCTGGACATCCGGCTGCGCCACTTCCCCCTGGAGAAGCACAAGCACGCCTTCGCCGCCGCGCAGGCCGCCGAGGAGGCGGCCGTGCAGGGGCAGGGCTGGCCGTACGCGGAGGCGGTACTGGCCCGGACCGCCGAGCTCGCCGAGCGCGGCGAGGCGGTCCTGCTGGACGTGGCGCGCGAACTCGGCCTGGATGCCGAGGAGTTCGACACGGCTCTGATCGACGGCCGGCACATCCTGATCGTGGACGCCGACCAGGCCGAGGGCAAGGCGATCGGGGTGTCCGGCACCCCGACGTACGTGATCGGCGGCGAGCGCCTCGACGGCGGCAAGAGCCAGGAGGGGCTGCGGGCCCGCATCGAGGAGATCGCGGACCGGCTGCTGGCCGAAGGCGCGTAG
- a CDS encoding GNAT family N-acetyltransferase, with protein MTTTLRPSGPLQEGAAGARSRPYEIRVNSRRVGALLLACDSAFGPAVGEIRDLAVDEPDRRRGRATVGALAAEEVLRGWGCRRVQASVPADSPGGLRMAASLGYTEYSRAMAKELPDAPPALPAGTAGRPMTAQEYARWLPAAVDGYAEDMASRGMPAAAARRKAEDDHDRQLPQGGDTPGNDLLVLEAAGEPVGHVWTGPSASGAYVYDVAVAEAHRGRGHGRSLMLLAERAALARGHRTLGLQVFAGNTPALRLYESLGYRPVRFTYGKDLL; from the coding sequence ATGACCACCACGCTGCGGCCGAGCGGGCCGCTCCAGGAGGGCGCCGCCGGCGCCCGCTCGCGCCCGTACGAGATCCGGGTCAACAGCCGGCGCGTCGGCGCCCTGCTCCTCGCCTGCGACAGCGCCTTCGGGCCGGCCGTCGGCGAGATCCGCGACCTCGCCGTCGACGAGCCCGACCGGAGGCGCGGGCGCGCCACCGTCGGCGCGCTCGCCGCCGAGGAGGTCCTGCGCGGCTGGGGCTGCCGGCGCGTCCAGGCGTCCGTGCCCGCCGACTCCCCGGGCGGCCTGCGCATGGCCGCCTCCCTCGGCTACACCGAGTACAGCCGCGCCATGGCCAAGGAGCTCCCCGACGCCCCGCCCGCCCTGCCCGCCGGGACCGCGGGCCGGCCGATGACCGCGCAGGAGTACGCGCGGTGGCTGCCCGCCGCCGTCGACGGCTACGCCGAGGACATGGCTAGCCGGGGCATGCCCGCCGCGGCGGCGCGGCGGAAGGCCGAGGACGACCACGACCGACAGCTGCCGCAGGGAGGCGACACGCCCGGCAACGACCTCCTCGTGCTGGAGGCGGCCGGGGAACCGGTCGGACACGTCTGGACCGGGCCCTCCGCATCCGGCGCGTACGTCTACGACGTCGCGGTCGCAGAGGCGCACCGCGGGCGCGGGCACGGCCGCTCCCTGATGCTCCTGGCCGAACGGGCCGCGCTCGCCCGCGGCCACCGCACGCTCGGCCTCCAGGTCTTCGCAGGGAACACGCCCGCCCTGCGGCTCTACGAGTCGCTGGGCTACCGCCCGGTCCGGTTCACCTACGGCAAGGACCTGCTCTGA
- a CDS encoding aminotransferase class IV, which translates to MRIWLDGALRDADHAHVSVFDHGLTVGDGVFETVKAERGKAFALTRHLERLARSARGLGLPEPDLDEVRRACAAVLDDSPVPLGRLRITYTGGISPLGSDRGDSGPTLLVALGAATRRPDTTAVITVPWVRNERSAVAGLKTTSYAENVVALAAANKAGASEALFANTVGQLCEGTGSNVFVVLDGELYTPPVSSGCLAGITRALVAEWVGAKEADLPFAALEQAEEVFLTSTLRDVQAVHRIDGRTAPAAPGPVTARAARIFEERAADDLDP; encoded by the coding sequence GTGAGGATCTGGCTCGACGGCGCACTGCGGGACGCCGACCACGCGCACGTGTCCGTGTTCGACCACGGGCTGACGGTCGGCGACGGCGTGTTCGAGACGGTGAAGGCGGAGCGCGGGAAGGCCTTCGCACTCACCCGCCACCTGGAGCGGCTCGCCCGCTCCGCCCGCGGCCTCGGACTGCCCGAGCCTGACCTGGACGAGGTGCGCCGCGCCTGCGCGGCCGTCCTCGACGACAGCCCCGTCCCCCTGGGCCGCCTGCGCATCACCTACACCGGCGGCATCTCCCCCCTCGGCTCCGACCGCGGGGACAGCGGCCCCACGCTCCTCGTCGCCCTCGGCGCCGCCACCCGGCGGCCCGACACCACCGCCGTGATCACCGTCCCCTGGGTGCGCAACGAGCGCTCCGCAGTGGCCGGCCTCAAGACCACCTCGTACGCCGAGAACGTCGTCGCCCTCGCCGCCGCGAACAAGGCCGGCGCCTCCGAGGCCCTCTTCGCCAACACCGTCGGCCAGCTGTGCGAGGGCACCGGATCCAACGTGTTCGTCGTCCTCGACGGCGAGCTCTACACCCCGCCCGTCTCCTCCGGCTGCCTCGCCGGCATCACCCGCGCCCTCGTCGCCGAGTGGGTGGGCGCCAAGGAGGCCGACCTCCCCTTCGCCGCCCTGGAGCAGGCCGAGGAGGTCTTCCTCACCTCCACCCTGCGCGACGTCCAGGCCGTCCACCGCATCGACGGCCGCACCGCCCCCGCCGCCCCCGGACCGGTCACGGCCCGCGCCGCGCGGATCTTCGAGGAGCGCGCCGCGGACGACCTCGACCCGTAG
- a CDS encoding chorismate-binding protein, with protein MHDLLPLARFGGLLATDLRDVTSDPAALDSSGFWAVAADFEGRLVCARFGDIRPDPVPEPVPGAWRGPAADRWSSSLDRAAYTAGVRRIREHIAAGEVYQANLCRVMSAPLPDPDRADVDALTALLARGNPAPYAGTIRLPAHGVEIATASPELYLRRSGRHVESGPIKGTGRTAADLLPKDHAENVMIVDLVRNDLGRVCATGSVAVPELCAVEEHPGLVHLVSTVSGELAEGAGWPELLAATFPPGSVTGAPKSSALRIIEALETAPRGPYCGGIGWVDADRGLAELAVGIRTFWIDRRAPGGARLLFGTGAGITWGSDPEREWAETELKAARLLEVASGSRAVTGAPG; from the coding sequence GTGCACGACCTGCTTCCCCTGGCCCGCTTCGGCGGCCTCCTCGCGACCGACCTCCGCGACGTCACCAGCGACCCCGCGGCCCTGGACTCCTCCGGCTTCTGGGCGGTGGCCGCCGACTTCGAGGGGCGCCTGGTCTGCGCGCGCTTCGGGGACATACGCCCCGACCCCGTCCCGGAGCCCGTCCCCGGAGCCTGGCGCGGCCCCGCCGCCGACCGGTGGTCCTCCTCCCTGGACCGCGCGGCCTACACGGCGGGCGTCCGCCGCATCCGCGAGCACATCGCCGCCGGCGAGGTCTACCAGGCCAACCTGTGCCGCGTCATGTCCGCACCGCTGCCCGACCCCGACCGCGCCGACGTCGACGCCCTGACCGCACTGCTGGCCCGCGGCAACCCGGCCCCCTATGCAGGAACGATCCGCCTGCCGGCGCACGGAGTGGAGATCGCCACCGCCTCCCCGGAGCTCTACCTGCGCCGCTCCGGCCGCCACGTCGAGTCCGGGCCCATCAAGGGCACCGGCCGCACCGCCGCCGACCTCCTCCCCAAGGACCACGCCGAGAACGTGATGATCGTGGACCTGGTCCGCAACGACCTCGGCCGCGTCTGCGCCACCGGCTCCGTCGCCGTCCCCGAACTGTGCGCCGTCGAGGAGCACCCCGGCCTCGTCCACCTCGTCTCCACCGTCAGCGGGGAACTCGCCGAAGGCGCCGGCTGGCCCGAACTGCTCGCCGCGACCTTCCCGCCCGGCTCGGTCACGGGCGCCCCCAAGTCCTCGGCGCTGCGGATCATCGAGGCGCTGGAGACGGCCCCGCGCGGCCCCTACTGCGGCGGCATCGGCTGGGTGGACGCCGATCGCGGCCTCGCCGAGCTCGCCGTCGGCATCCGGACCTTCTGGATCGACCGCCGGGCCCCCGGCGGCGCCCGCCTCCTCTTCGGCACCGGCGCCGGCATCACCTGGGGATCCGACCCCGAGCGCGAATGGGCCGAGACCGAGCTGAAGGCCGCCCGCCTGCTGGAGGTAGCGTCGGGCTCCCGGGCGGTGACAGGTGCCCCCGGGTGA
- a CDS encoding zf-TFIIB domain-containing protein → MQCPKCHAMMHTYNRNGVQIEQCSGCRGIFLDYGELEALTRLESQYTAGQYGQVPPPAAPPAPYPAPHAAPHAAPAWGAPHHGHHGHPGHHRKGFGRMLFSS, encoded by the coding sequence ATGCAGTGCCCGAAGTGCCACGCGATGATGCACACCTACAACCGCAACGGCGTCCAGATCGAGCAGTGCAGCGGCTGCCGCGGCATCTTCCTCGACTACGGGGAGCTGGAGGCGCTGACCCGGCTGGAGTCGCAGTACACCGCCGGCCAGTACGGGCAGGTCCCGCCGCCGGCCGCGCCCCCGGCGCCGTACCCGGCCCCGCATGCGGCGCCGCACGCCGCTCCGGCCTGGGGCGCCCCGCACCACGGGCACCACGGCCACCCCGGGCACCACCGCAAGGGCTTCGGGCGCATGCTGTTCTCGTCCTGA
- a CDS encoding phosphotransferase family protein: protein MNQEHAARRLGKGAVPAPAAPLPAALAAYATGEPEPAYRLLAEREDGTVVRCGQVVAKAHAADSDPEELAVRMRIAADRALAGVLLPPLRPVAGLLRGRPVSLWPYGDPVDAERPEDAPWEAAAELLAALHRVPLAALPGPLPAMRGPAKLARALGRLARAGGPDRGPRPDADSAPAPGGSRGGSGLGPQAVWDAARTLPAWARGEAPAPGGGVLCHGDLHLGQLVRGSAAGGGWRLIDVDDLGVGAPAWDLARPAAWFAAGVLGSSAWGRFLEAYRAAGGPAAGPPGCDPWPALDTAARALTVQTAALALAKAAENRRRLDDVERLMVESCARIGTLPPDLAGTRPA from the coding sequence ATGAACCAGGAGCATGCCGCCCGGCGCCTCGGGAAGGGCGCGGTGCCCGCGCCGGCCGCACCGCTGCCCGCCGCACTGGCCGCGTACGCCACCGGCGAGCCGGAGCCGGCGTACCGGCTCCTCGCCGAGCGCGAGGACGGCACGGTCGTGCGCTGCGGGCAGGTCGTGGCCAAGGCGCACGCCGCCGACAGCGATCCCGAGGAACTGGCCGTACGGATGCGGATCGCCGCCGACCGGGCCCTCGCGGGGGTGCTGCTCCCGCCGCTGCGGCCGGTGGCGGGACTGCTGCGGGGCCGGCCGGTGTCGCTGTGGCCGTACGGGGACCCGGTCGACGCCGAGCGCCCGGAGGACGCTCCGTGGGAGGCGGCGGCGGAGCTGCTGGCGGCGCTGCACCGGGTCCCGCTGGCGGCCCTGCCCGGGCCGCTGCCCGCCATGCGGGGCCCGGCGAAGCTGGCGCGGGCCCTGGGCCGGCTGGCCCGCGCGGGCGGCCCGGACCGCGGCCCCCGCCCGGACGCGGACTCCGCGCCCGCCCCGGGCGGCAGCCGGGGCGGCTCCGGCCTGGGCCCCCAGGCCGTCTGGGACGCGGCGCGGACCCTGCCCGCGTGGGCGCGCGGGGAGGCCCCGGCGCCGGGCGGCGGGGTCCTGTGCCACGGCGACCTCCACCTGGGCCAGTTGGTGCGGGGGAGCGCCGCGGGCGGAGGCTGGCGGCTGATCGACGTCGACGACCTGGGGGTGGGGGCGCCCGCCTGGGACCTGGCCCGGCCCGCCGCCTGGTTCGCCGCGGGGGTCCTCGGCAGCAGCGCCTGGGGCCGGTTCCTGGAGGCCTACCGGGCCGCGGGCGGCCCGGCCGCGGGGCCCCCCGGCTGCGACCCGTGGCCGGCCCTGGACACGGCGGCCCGCGCCCTGACCGTGCAGACGGCCGCGCTGGCCCTCGCCAAGGCCGCGGAGAACCGGCGCAGGCTCGACGACGTGGAGCGGCTCATGGTCGAATCCTGTGCCCGAATCGGCACGCTCCCGCCCGACTTGGCAGGCACCCGTCCGGCGTAG
- a CDS encoding serine/threonine-protein kinase — protein sequence MAMMRLRREDPRVVGSFRLHRRLGAGGMGVVYLGSDRRGQRVALKVIRPDLAEDQEFRSRFAREVSAARRIRGGCTARLVAADLEAERPWFATQYVPGPSLHDKVAEEGPLTAAQIAAIGAALSEGLVAVHEAGVVHRDLKPSNILLSPKGPRIIDFGIAWATGASTLTHVGTAVGSPGFLAPEQVRGAAVTPATDVFALGATLAYSATADSPFGHGSSEVMLYRVVHEEPDLVGVPDALAPLVRACLAKDPEDRPSTLQLSMRLKEIAAREAQGLSDGRPPAQRVRTDRPTGRLTQPFPEERAERRTGRTPAPQGAGSRAVKGAQGGPPSRPSSPRNRGGGPSSRPTGGRSGGRPVPRTTGAGRRPSRPDPRLMRQRLIVFVVVTLVVALGIAAAQKL from the coding sequence ATGGCGATGATGCGGCTCCGGCGCGAGGACCCGCGTGTCGTCGGCTCGTTCAGGCTGCACCGGCGGCTCGGCGCCGGCGGCATGGGCGTGGTCTACCTGGGCTCCGACCGGCGGGGGCAGCGCGTCGCGCTCAAGGTGATCCGCCCCGACCTGGCCGAGGACCAGGAGTTCCGCTCCCGTTTCGCCCGCGAGGTGTCCGCCGCCCGGCGGATCCGCGGCGGGTGCACGGCGCGCCTGGTGGCGGCGGACCTGGAGGCGGAGCGCCCGTGGTTCGCGACCCAGTACGTGCCCGGCCCGTCGCTGCACGACAAGGTCGCCGAGGAGGGCCCGCTGACGGCGGCGCAGATCGCCGCGATCGGGGCCGCCCTGTCCGAGGGGCTGGTCGCGGTGCACGAGGCGGGCGTCGTCCACCGGGACCTCAAGCCGTCGAACATCCTGCTGTCGCCCAAGGGGCCTCGGATCATCGACTTCGGGATCGCCTGGGCGACCGGCGCCAGCACGCTGACCCACGTGGGGACGGCCGTGGGCTCCCCGGGGTTCCTCGCGCCCGAACAGGTCCGCGGGGCGGCGGTCACGCCCGCCACCGACGTGTTCGCGCTGGGCGCCACCCTCGCCTACTCGGCGACCGCCGACTCGCCGTTCGGGCACGGCAGTTCCGAGGTGATGCTGTACCGGGTCGTGCACGAGGAGCCGGACCTGGTGGGCGTGCCGGACGCGCTGGCGCCGCTGGTGCGGGCCTGCCTGGCGAAGGACCCCGAGGACCGGCCCAGCACGCTCCAGCTGTCGATGCGGCTGAAGGAGATCGCGGCCCGGGAGGCGCAGGGCCTGTCGGACGGCCGCCCCCCGGCGCAGCGGGTGCGGACCGACCGGCCCACCGGACGGCTGACCCAGCCGTTCCCGGAGGAGCGGGCGGAGCGGCGCACCGGCCGCACGCCCGCGCCGCAGGGGGCGGGCAGCAGGGCCGTGAAGGGTGCGCAGGGCGGTCCGCCGTCGCGGCCGTCGTCGCCGCGGAACAGGGGCGGCGGGCCGTCGTCGCGGCCGACCGGCGGCCGGTCGGGCGGCCGTCCGGTGCCGCGGACGACGGGGGCGGGGCGGCGGCCGTCGCGGCCGGACCCGCGGCTGATGCGGCAGCGGCTGATCGTGTTCGTGGTGGTGACGCTGGTCGTGGCGCTCGGGATCGCGGCCGCGCAGAAGCTCTGA
- a CDS encoding TrmH family RNA methyltransferase — protein sequence MADLITVDDPDDPRLRDYTGLTDVELRRRREPEEGLFIAEGEKVIRRAKDAGFEMRSMLLSAKWVDVMRDVIDELPAPVYAVTPEVAERVTGYHVHRGALASMQRKPLPEPAELLAEGGSGRRIAVFEGFVDHANLGAAFRSAAALGISAILLSPDCADPLYRRAIKVSMGSVFSVPYARLADWPADLEKVRAAGYRILAMTPSPQAASLDQVPPERFERCAIMLGSEGHGLSTHALRAADEWVRIPMAEGIDSLNVAAASAVAFYATRPHRQA from the coding sequence GTGGCTGATCTCATCACCGTCGACGACCCCGACGACCCGCGCCTGCGCGACTACACCGGCCTGACCGACGTCGAGCTGCGCCGCCGCCGCGAACCCGAGGAGGGCCTCTTCATCGCCGAGGGCGAGAAGGTCATCCGGCGGGCCAAGGACGCCGGGTTCGAGATGCGGTCGATGCTGCTGTCCGCGAAGTGGGTCGACGTCATGCGCGACGTCATCGACGAGCTCCCCGCCCCCGTGTACGCGGTCACCCCCGAGGTCGCCGAGCGCGTCACCGGCTACCACGTGCACCGCGGGGCGCTCGCCTCCATGCAGCGCAAGCCGCTGCCCGAGCCCGCCGAGCTCCTCGCGGAGGGCGGCTCCGGGCGCCGCATCGCCGTCTTCGAGGGCTTCGTCGACCACGCCAACCTCGGCGCCGCCTTCCGCAGCGCCGCCGCCCTCGGCATCAGCGCGATACTCCTGTCCCCGGACTGCGCCGACCCGCTCTACCGGCGCGCCATCAAGGTGTCCATGGGATCGGTCTTCTCGGTGCCGTACGCCCGCCTCGCGGACTGGCCGGCCGACCTGGAGAAGGTGCGCGCGGCCGGCTACCGGATCCTCGCCATGACGCCCAGCCCGCAGGCCGCCTCCCTGGACCAGGTCCCGCCGGAGCGCTTCGAACGCTGCGCGATCATGCTGGGCTCGGAGGGGCACGGCCTGTCGACGCACGCCCTGCGCGCCGCCGACGAGTGGGTGCGCATCCCGATGGCCGAGGGCATCGACTCCCTGAACGTCGCCGCGGCCTCCGCGGTCGCCTTCTACGCCACCCGCCCGCACCGGCAGGCGTGA